A genomic window from Silene latifolia isolate original U9 population chromosome Y, ASM4854445v1, whole genome shotgun sequence includes:
- the LOC141629348 gene encoding uncharacterized protein LOC141629348, whose translation MQPPPRASNSDMSDIKAMLQQHIAASQKQEALLAQLLAHNKALDNQISQLPSQNTSRQLGMLPPKPDKPHETVNAIHLRSGLTYDGPEMPGVNNEVIIEDLDVDAHDECDDEVALNTKIEQQFGKFLKAMKDLQVTVPFTELITQIPSYAKFMKEILSRKRSFDEVETIAFAAECSVLLQNKSTPKLADPGASISVLPLSLAQKIGLTEFRCTNKTVQMSDHSLSRPLGVQEYVLVRVGKFFIPVDFVILDIPEDTHTFIILGRPFLHTAGAIINVGARTLTFKVGVRS comes from the exons ATGCAGCCTCCTCCTAGGGCTTCGAACAGTGATATGTCAGACATTAAAGCTATGTTACAACAGCATATAGCTGCTTCACAAAAGCAGGAGGCTCTACTTGCTCAGTTGTTGGCTCACAATAAAGCCTTGGATAATCAAATTAGCCAGTTACCGAGCCAAAATACAAGTAGGCAGCTAGGTATGTTGCCGCCTAAGCCTGACAAGCCTCATGAGACTGTTAATGCGATACATCTGCGAAGTGGTCTTACATATGATGGACCAGAGATGCCCGGGGTGAACAACGAGGTTATTATTGAAGATCTGGATGTTGATGCGCACGATGAATGTGATGACGAAGTTGCT CTGAATACGAAGATTGAGCAGCAATTCGGGAAGTTTTTGAAAGCCATGAAGGATCTGCAGGTAACGGTACCTTTCACTGAACTTATTACTCAAATTCCCTCATAtgctaaattcatgaaagaaattctATCTCGTAAGAGGAGTTTTGATGAGGTAGAGACTATTGCTTTTGCGGCGGAGTGTAGTGTGCTCCTACAAAATAAGTCTACACCCAAATTggctgacccag GTGCCAGCatcagtgtcttacctttgtctttaGCTCAAAAGATAGGTTTGACTGAGTTTAGATGCACAAATAAGACTGTCCAAATGTCAGACCATTCCTTGTCGCGTCCATTAGGGGTCCAAGAATATGTTCTTGTGCGGGTAGGGAAGTTCTTTATACCCGTTGATTTTGTTATTTTGGACATTCCTGAGGATACCCATACCTTTATTATCTTAGGGAGACCAttcttgcacactgctggtgcaattatTAACGTAGGAGCAAGGACTCTAACATTTAAAGTGGGGGTGAGAAGCTGA